In the Drosophila biarmipes strain raj3 chromosome X, RU_DBia_V1.1, whole genome shotgun sequence genome, one interval contains:
- the LOC108021933 gene encoding uncharacterized protein LOC108021933 isoform X3 → MNFLETIDMKSEIEKMMAISMNPEAMSATRSRKVAKSAKHGRPSHAGSKYKKSLKGSSLPKPRWMQKKRKYGSQTAADEVASSPCSQWAQAQDAAPQHQVSWFQGATAQSFVLQPQPSCFQGFQGSQGFQGFQGSQGFQGFQGFQGCQGFQGFQAQAAAPETHHSWFQVAPNQSEVPPTLDE, encoded by the exons ATGAACTTTTTGGAAACTATAGatatgaaatctgaaattgaaAAGATGATGGCGATCTCCATG AACCCAGAAGCAATGAGTGCCACTCGCTCAAGGAAGGTGGCCAAGAGTGCCAAGCATGGTAGACCGAGCCACGCGGGCTCCAAGTACAAGAAGAGCCTGAAGGGGAGTTCTTTACCTAAGCCGCGGTGGATGCAGAAGAAGCGAAAATATGGATCGCAGACAGCCGCGGACGAGGTGGCCAGTTCCCCTTGCTCCCAGTGGGCCCAAGCCCAAGACGCGGCGCCCCAACACCAAGTGTCGTGGTTCCAAGGTGCCACTGCTCAAAGCTTCGTACTCCAACCACAGCCCTCGTGCTTCCAAGGCTTCCAAGGGTCCCAAGGCTTCCAAG GCTTCCAAGGGTCCCAAGGCTTCCAAGGGTTCCAAGGCTTCCAAGGGTGCCAAGGCTTCCAAGGCTTCCAAGCCCAAGCAGCAGCTCCCGAAACCCATCACTCGTGGTTCCAGGTGGCCCCTAACCAATCTGAGGTTCCTCCCACCCTAGACGAGTAG
- the LOC108021946 gene encoding uncharacterized protein LOC108021946, with protein MNFLENIDMKSEIEKMMAISMDPEAMSATRSRKVAKSAKHGRPSHAGSKYKKSLKGSSLPKPRWMQKKRKYGSQTAADEVASFPCSQWAQAQDAAPQHQVSWFQGATAQSFVLQPQPSCFQGFQGSQGFQGFQGSQGLIGSQGSQGFQGFQGSQGFQGFQGFQGCQGFQGFQVQAAAPETHHSWFQVAPNQSEVPPTLDE; from the exons ATgaactttttggaaaatatagatatgaaatctgaaattgaaAAGATGATGGCGATCTCCATG GACCCAGAAGCAATGAGTGCCACTCGCTCAAGGAAGGTGGCCAAGAGTGCCAAGCATGGTAGACCGAGCCACGCGGGCTCCAAGTACAAGAAGAGCCTGAAGGGGAGTTCTTTACCTAAGCCGCGGTGGATGCAGAAGAAGCGAAAATATGGATCGCAGACAGCCGCGGACGAGGTGGCCAGTTTCCCTTGCTCCCAGTGGGCCCAAGCCCAAGACGCGGCGCCCCAACACCAAGTGTCGTGGTTCCAAGGTGCCACTGCTCAAAGCTTCGTACTCCAACCACAGCCCTCGTGCTTCCAAGGCTTCCAAGGGTCCCAAGGCTTCCAAGGCTTCCAAGGATCCCAAGGCTTAATAGGGTCCCAAGGGTCCCAAGGCTTCCAAGGCTTCCAAGGGTCCCAAGGCTTCCAAGGGTTCCAAGGCTTCCAAGGGTGCCAAGGCTTCCAAGGCTTCCAAGTCCAAGCAGCAGCTCCCGAAACCCATCACTCGTGGTTCCAGGTGGCCCCTAACCAATCTGAGGTTCCTCCCACCCTAGACGAGTAG
- the LOC108021933 gene encoding uncharacterized protein LOC108021933 isoform X1, translated as MNFLETIDMKSEIEKMMAISMNPEAMSATRSRKVAKSAKHGRPSHAGSKYKKSLKGSSLPKPRWMQKKRKYGSQTAADEVASSPCSQWAQAQDAAPQHQVSWFQGATAQSFVLQPQPSCFQGFQGSQGFQGFQGSQGLIGSQGSQGSQGSQGFQGFQGFQGSQGFQGFQGFQGCQGFQGFQAQAAAPETHHSWFQVAPNQSEVPPTLDE; from the exons ATGAACTTTTTGGAAACTATAGatatgaaatctgaaattgaaAAGATGATGGCGATCTCCATG AACCCAGAAGCAATGAGTGCCACTCGCTCAAGGAAGGTGGCCAAGAGTGCCAAGCATGGTAGACCGAGCCACGCGGGCTCCAAGTACAAGAAGAGCCTGAAGGGGAGTTCTTTACCTAAGCCGCGGTGGATGCAGAAGAAGCGAAAATATGGATCGCAGACAGCCGCGGACGAGGTGGCCAGTTCCCCTTGCTCCCAGTGGGCCCAAGCCCAAGACGCGGCGCCCCAACACCAAGTGTCGTGGTTCCAAGGTGCCACTGCTCAAAGCTTCGTACTCCAACCACAGCCCTCGTGCTTCCAAGGCTTCCAAGGGTCCCAAGGCTTCCAAGGCTTCCAAGGATCCCAAGGCTTAATAGGGTCCCAAGGGTCCCAAGGGTCCCAAGGGTCCCAAGGCTTCCAAGGCTTCCAAGGCTTCCAAGGGTCCCAAGGCTTCCAAGGGTTCCAAGGCTTCCAAGGGTGCCAAGGCTTCCAAGGCTTCCAAGCCCAAGCAGCAGCTCCCGAAACCCATCACTCGTGGTTCCAGGTGGCCCCTAACCAATCTGAGGTTCCTCCCACCCTAGACGAGTAG
- the LOC108021933 gene encoding uncharacterized protein LOC108021933 isoform X2, translating into MNFLETIDMKSEIEKMMAISMNPEAMSATRSRKVAKSAKHGRPSHAGSKYKKSLKGSSLPKPRWMQKKRKYGSQTAADEVASSPCSQWAQAQDAAPQHQVSWFQGATAQSFVLQPQPSCFQGFQGSQGFQGFQGSQGLIGSQGSQGSQGSQGFQGFQGFQGSQGFQAQAAAPETHHSWFQVAPNQSEVPPTLDE; encoded by the exons ATGAACTTTTTGGAAACTATAGatatgaaatctgaaattgaaAAGATGATGGCGATCTCCATG AACCCAGAAGCAATGAGTGCCACTCGCTCAAGGAAGGTGGCCAAGAGTGCCAAGCATGGTAGACCGAGCCACGCGGGCTCCAAGTACAAGAAGAGCCTGAAGGGGAGTTCTTTACCTAAGCCGCGGTGGATGCAGAAGAAGCGAAAATATGGATCGCAGACAGCCGCGGACGAGGTGGCCAGTTCCCCTTGCTCCCAGTGGGCCCAAGCCCAAGACGCGGCGCCCCAACACCAAGTGTCGTGGTTCCAAGGTGCCACTGCTCAAAGCTTCGTACTCCAACCACAGCCCTCGTGCTTCCAAGGCTTCCAAGGGTCCCAAGGCTTCCAAGGCTTCCAAGGATCCCAAGGCTTAATAGGGTCCCAAGGGTCCCAAGGGTCCCAAGGGTCCCAAGGCTTCCAAGGCTTCCAAGGCTTCCAAGGGTCCCAAG GCTTCCAAGCCCAAGCAGCAGCTCCCGAAACCCATCACTCGTGGTTCCAGGTGGCCCCTAACCAATCTGAGGTTCCTCCCACCCTAGACGAGTAG
- the LOC108021933 gene encoding uncharacterized protein LOC108021933 isoform X4, with product MNFLETIDMKSEIEKMMAISMNPEAMSATRSRKVAKSAKHGRPSHAGSKYKKSLKGSSLPKPRWMQKKRKYGSQTAADEVASSPCSQWAQAQDAAPQHQVSWFQGATAQSFVLQPQPSCFQGFQGSQGFQGFQGSQGFQAQAAAPETHHSWFQVAPNQSEVPPTLDE from the exons ATGAACTTTTTGGAAACTATAGatatgaaatctgaaattgaaAAGATGATGGCGATCTCCATG AACCCAGAAGCAATGAGTGCCACTCGCTCAAGGAAGGTGGCCAAGAGTGCCAAGCATGGTAGACCGAGCCACGCGGGCTCCAAGTACAAGAAGAGCCTGAAGGGGAGTTCTTTACCTAAGCCGCGGTGGATGCAGAAGAAGCGAAAATATGGATCGCAGACAGCCGCGGACGAGGTGGCCAGTTCCCCTTGCTCCCAGTGGGCCCAAGCCCAAGACGCGGCGCCCCAACACCAAGTGTCGTGGTTCCAAGGTGCCACTGCTCAAAGCTTCGTACTCCAACCACAGCCCTCGTGCTTCCAAGGCTTCCAAGGGTCCCAAGGCTTCCAAG GCTTCCAAGGGTCCCAAG GCTTCCAAGCCCAAGCAGCAGCTCCCGAAACCCATCACTCGTGGTTCCAGGTGGCCCCTAACCAATCTGAGGTTCCTCCCACCCTAGACGAGTAG